From Pseudomonas sp. B21-028, one genomic window encodes:
- a CDS encoding C39 family peptidase: MRATALSLLLCMACVTEAAQMPVAALPGGMLVYKPVQSVRERKFSDIVEQKTDFSCGAAALATVLRQAYWLDVDEEHVIKGMLVNADPDLVRTQGFSMLDMKRYVESIGMRARGYRIPAQKLEAVTIPVVVLMEIRGYKHFVVLQRADKQWVYIGDPVLGHKRYAHDDFVKGWNGIVFAIVGPGYDKTNALRSPPQPLTARNKLDGFNPVKDAELMDFGFIQSDFF, encoded by the coding sequence ATGCGTGCGACTGCCCTTTCCCTGCTGCTTTGCATGGCTTGTGTCACAGAAGCCGCGCAAATGCCGGTCGCCGCCCTCCCCGGCGGCATGCTGGTCTACAAACCGGTGCAAAGCGTGCGCGAGCGCAAGTTCAGCGACATCGTCGAGCAGAAAACCGATTTCAGTTGCGGTGCCGCCGCACTGGCCACGGTGCTGCGCCAGGCCTACTGGCTGGACGTCGATGAAGAGCATGTCATCAAGGGCATGCTGGTCAATGCCGACCCGGACCTCGTGCGTACCCAGGGCTTCTCCATGCTGGACATGAAGCGCTACGTGGAAAGCATCGGCATGCGCGCCCGAGGCTACCGGATACCGGCGCAAAAGCTCGAAGCCGTGACGATTCCAGTGGTGGTGCTGATGGAAATACGTGGTTACAAGCACTTCGTGGTGTTGCAGCGGGCCGACAAGCAATGGGTCTACATCGGCGACCCGGTGCTGGGGCACAAGCGCTACGCCCACGACGATTTCGTCAAGGGCTGGAACGGCATCGTCTTTGCCATCGTCGGTCCCGGCTACGACAAGACCAACGCACTGCGCAGCCCCCCGCAACCGCTGACGGCACGTAACAAGCTGGACGGGTTCAACCCGGTCAAGGATGCGGAATTGATGGATTTCGGTTTCATACAGAGCGACTTTTTTTAA
- a CDS encoding sigma-54 dependent transcriptional regulator: MIEASTSRRLLVVDPCDDCHRLLPGLRTAGWAVESCSLEHAGDRTCDVGLLRLQPFHLERPEAVKELISRSGTEWIAVLNQEVLRLKNVGDFVCEWFFDFHTLPFDVSRVQVTLGRAFGMARLRGQGSVHIQLPEHELLGDSKPIRELRKLLGKLAPTESPVLIRGESGTGKELVARTLHSQSLRRNKPFIAINCGAIPEHLIQSELFGHEKGAFTGAHQRKIGRIEAAHGGTLFLDEIGDLPLELQANLLRFLQEKHIERVGGSQPIAVDVRVLAATHVDLEAAIEHRLFREDLYYRLNVLQVVMAPLRERHGDLSMLASHFSHLYSQETGRRPRSFSEDALVAMGVHDWPGNVRELANRVRRGLVLAEGRQIEARDLGLASPHGVVAPMGTLEDYKTRAERQALSDVLNRHSDNLSVAARVLGVSRPTFYRLLHKHQIR, encoded by the coding sequence ATGATCGAAGCCAGTACGTCACGTCGTCTGCTCGTGGTTGATCCCTGCGATGATTGCCATCGCCTGTTACCGGGCCTACGCACCGCTGGTTGGGCGGTAGAGAGTTGCTCGCTCGAACATGCCGGTGATCGAACGTGCGACGTAGGCCTTTTGAGGTTGCAACCTTTTCACCTGGAGCGTCCGGAGGCGGTCAAGGAATTGATCAGCCGCAGCGGTACCGAGTGGATCGCGGTGCTCAACCAGGAAGTGCTGCGCCTGAAGAATGTGGGCGATTTTGTCTGCGAATGGTTTTTTGATTTCCATACGTTGCCCTTCGATGTGTCACGGGTCCAGGTGACACTGGGCCGGGCGTTTGGCATGGCGCGCCTGCGCGGACAGGGCTCGGTTCATATCCAACTCCCTGAGCATGAACTGCTGGGCGACAGCAAGCCGATTCGTGAACTGCGCAAGTTGTTGGGCAAGCTGGCGCCCACCGAGTCGCCGGTATTGATTCGTGGCGAGAGCGGTACCGGCAAGGAGCTGGTGGCGCGCACCCTGCATTCGCAGTCCCTGCGTCGCAACAAGCCGTTCATTGCCATCAACTGTGGCGCCATCCCCGAACATCTGATCCAGTCCGAATTGTTCGGTCACGAAAAAGGGGCGTTTACCGGCGCTCACCAGCGCAAGATCGGCCGCATCGAAGCGGCCCACGGCGGGACATTGTTTCTGGATGAGATTGGCGACCTGCCGCTGGAGTTACAGGCCAATCTGCTGCGATTCCTGCAGGAAAAGCACATTGAGCGGGTGGGTGGCAGCCAGCCGATTGCCGTCGATGTCCGGGTACTGGCGGCCACCCATGTGGATCTCGAAGCGGCCATCGAGCATCGGCTGTTTCGCGAAGACCTGTACTATCGCCTGAACGTGCTGCAAGTGGTGATGGCGCCGCTGCGGGAACGCCACGGCGACTTGTCGATGCTCGCCAGTCACTTTTCCCATCTCTACAGCCAGGAAACCGGCCGCCGGCCCCGCAGCTTCAGCGAGGATGCGCTGGTGGCGATGGGCGTGCACGACTGGCCGGGCAACGTCAGGGAACTGGCCAATCGTGTCCGTCGCGGCCTGGTGCTGGCCGAGGGGCGGCAGATCGAAGCCCGGGACCTCGGCCTGGCCAGCCCTCATGGGGTCGTGGCACCGATGGGCACCCTTGAAGACTACAAGACCCGTGCCGAGCGCCAGGCACTGAGCGATGTGCTCAACCGTCACAGTGACAACCTGAGCGTCGCGGCCCGCGTGCTGGGCGTGTCCCGGCCAACGTTCTATCGCCTGCTGCACAAGCATCAGATCCGCTGA